In a single window of the Candidatus Hydrothermales bacterium genome:
- a CDS encoding class I SAM-dependent methyltransferase: MQKKKQEFKHLGSLNKIIEIYGKLKEIDGINARFVIENIFNKKLEKLITTKSIDKKALGKAEKVISLLRKGERPEYIFKKAIFLDEEFYIEKKVLIPREETSLIVYALKELKEKKFNPKRILDFGTGTGILTIWAKRIFREAQVVAVDHLKKAIKTCLINKNSKKLDIKLIRAKSFRIFKDEKFDLVIVNPPYLSEEEYRIFGPFKGESKSALVGGKKGYEVFLRWLREALRVLKRDGIFISEISEFWETDILGEYKKYLIEEKKDEFKKKRVWIFKKF, from the coding sequence TTGCAGAAAAAGAAGCAAGAATTTAAACATTTAGGCTCTCTTAACAAAATTATAGAAATTTATGGAAAATTAAAAGAAATAGATGGTATAAACGCAAGATTTGTCATTGAGAATATATTTAACAAAAAACTAGAAAAATTAATAACTACGAAGAGCATTGATAAGAAAGCTTTAGGAAAGGCTGAAAAGGTTATAAGTCTGCTGAGAAAAGGAGAAAGACCGGAGTATATTTTTAAGAAAGCAATTTTTTTGGATGAGGAGTTTTATATAGAAAAAAAAGTTTTAATTCCACGTGAGGAGACCTCTTTAATTGTTTACGCTTTAAAAGAATTGAAGGAAAAAAAATTTAATCCAAAAAGAATTTTAGATTTTGGAACAGGAACAGGAATTTTAACAATATGGGCAAAAAGAATCTTTAGGGAAGCCCAAGTAGTGGCCGTTGATCACCTAAAAAAAGCAATTAAAACATGCCTTATAAATAAAAATAGTAAAAAACTGGATATTAAATTAATTAGAGCAAAAAGTTTTAGAATTTTTAAGGACGAAAAGTTTGATCTTGTGATTGTAAATCCTCCATATTTATCAGAGGAGGAATATAGAATTTTTGGACCCTTTAAGGGAGAATCAAAAAGCGCCCTTGTAGGAGGCAAAAAGGGCTACGAAGTTTTCTTAAGATGGCTAAGAGAAGCACTAAGAGTCCTAAAAAGAGATGGTATTTTTATAAGCGAAATCTCAGAGTTTTGGGAAACAGATATTTTAGGTGAGTATAAGAAATATTTAATTGAAGAAAAAAAGGATGAATTTAAAAAAAAGAGAGTTTGGATTTTTAAGAAATTTTAG
- a CDS encoding PD-(D/E)XK nuclease family protein — MYVISPSRINLYISCPRCFYLEVRMKIKRPVEYFPGIPALLDKIFKEITQELKEKDLPFYFKKYGIKGKLKSIKLQEKEIQNTNLILRGVPDEIIESEEKKLIALDYKTSSKFPENLPLPVQIQLDSYHLLFKLNSYEAEEKGYVFYFVPYYSKLEKRIRWRAKLYSHKINYRRLHKFIFEIDRLLREDEIPKQSKSCPYCNYVENVNKTSI, encoded by the coding sequence ATGTACGTAATTTCACCCTCAAGAATTAACTTATATATTTCATGTCCAAGATGTTTTTACTTAGAAGTAAGAATGAAAATAAAAAGACCTGTTGAGTACTTCCCAGGCATTCCTGCGCTATTAGACAAAATATTCAAGGAGATAACTCAAGAACTTAAGGAAAAAGATCTACCTTTTTATTTCAAAAAATATGGAATAAAGGGAAAATTAAAGAGTATTAAACTTCAGGAAAAAGAGATACAAAATACAAACTTAATTTTAAGGGGAGTCCCAGATGAAATTATTGAAAGCGAAGAGAAAAAACTTATTGCCCTTGATTATAAAACCTCTTCTAAGTTTCCCGAAAATTTACCTTTACCAGTTCAAATACAACTTGATAGTTACCATCTACTTTTTAAATTGAATAGCTACGAAGCAGAAGAAAAAGGCTATGTCTTTTATTTTGTCCCCTATTATTCTAAACTAGAAAAAAGAATTAGATGGAGAGCAAAACTCTACAGCCATAAAATAAATTATAGAAGATTACATAAATTTATATTTGAGATAGATAGACTACTTAGAGAAGATGAAATTCCCAAACAGTCAAAAAGTTGTCCCTATTGTAATTATGTAGAAAACGTTAATAAGACATCTATTTAG
- a CDS encoding DUF5683 domain-containing protein produces MTKFFLLILLFTQTKSPTKAAWMSAFVPGLGQIYTGNYLKGIIFFLGEIYFISELIKTYPKIDKDKNSLYKFSFNFIISISLWSYNIADAYVSAHLHNFESDTSLAK; encoded by the coding sequence ATGACTAAATTTTTTCTTTTAATTTTACTCTTTACTCAAACAAAAAGCCCTACAAAAGCTGCCTGGATGAGTGCTTTTGTTCCTGGACTTGGACAAATCTACACAGGCAACTACCTAAAGGGCATTATCTTTTTCCTCGGTGAAATATATTTTATAAGTGAGCTAATAAAAACTTATCCTAAAATTGACAAAGATAAAAATTCGTTATACAAGTTTTCCTTTAATTTCATAATTTCAATTTCATTATGGAGTTATAACATTGCTGATGCCTATGTTTCAGCTCATCTACATAATTTTGAGAGTGACACAAGCCTAGCTAAATAG
- a CDS encoding tRNA pseudouridine synthase A: protein MRFKMKIEYDGTNFYGWQVQKGFRTVQGVLDEVIKKLLLSKKLLQGASRTDRGVHAIGQVAHFDAPARIFKERFNRDTESLRKAINALLPRDIYIRELEVVSDKFHARRDAKLKIYRYTILLGRSPLESRYAWEINFNINYKLFYKMCKLIMIERDFSPFSPLPEGRGIIKIENSFAKREGNKIFLYFAARRFLNKMVRSIVGQMVYFSSRNDLDGFKRVIENGPETLIIAPPQGLCLIDVLYD, encoded by the coding sequence ATGAGATTTAAAATGAAAATAGAGTATGACGGTACCAATTTTTATGGTTGGCAGGTGCAGAAGGGTTTTAGAACTGTGCAGGGGGTTTTGGATGAGGTTATAAAGAAACTTTTACTTTCTAAAAAACTTTTGCAGGGAGCTTCAAGAACCGATAGGGGAGTTCATGCAATTGGTCAAGTTGCTCATTTTGACGCTCCAGCAAGAATTTTTAAGGAAAGATTTAATAGGGATACAGAAAGCTTAAGAAAGGCAATTAATGCTCTTTTACCCAGAGATATATATATAAGAGAGTTAGAGGTAGTGAGCGACAAGTTTCATGCAAGAAGAGATGCAAAGCTAAAAATTTATAGGTATACGATATTACTTGGAAGATCACCTTTAGAAAGTAGATATGCCTGGGAAATAAATTTCAATATAAACTATAAATTATTTTATAAAATGTGCAAATTAATTATGATTGAGAGGGATTTTAGTCCCTTTTCTCCCTTGCCTGAGGGAAGGGGGATAATAAAAATTGAAAATTCTTTTGCAAAAAGAGAAGGTAACAAAATTTTTTTATACTTTGCAGCTAGACGATTTTTAAATAAAATGGTAAGAAGTATTGTAGGACAGATGGTTTATTTTTCTTCAAGAAATGACCTTGATGGTTTTAAAAGAGTAATTGAAAATGGTCCTGAAACCTTAATTATTGCTCCGCCTCAGGGTTTATGCCTTATTGATGTTTTATATGACTAA
- a CDS encoding DUF4159 domain-containing protein — protein MFILLLIISFLELQLVRLKYEGGGDWYNDPEILPNLASEIEKRLSLKIAKSEVVLDVGDRRIRNYPFLFMTGHGNVFFSESEAKNLREYLESGGFLYIDDDYGMDKFIRREIKKIFPEKELVEVPFSHPIYNIFYTFEKGLPKIHEHYPGPPKGLGIFIGDRLVLFYTYNSNISDGWTEAHGDPPEIREEAIKMGINIFLYSITY, from the coding sequence ATGTTCATACTTCTTTTAATTATATCTTTCTTAGAATTACAGCTTGTGAGGCTAAAGTATGAGGGAGGGGGCGACTGGTACAATGATCCAGAGATTCTTCCTAATCTTGCATCAGAGATAGAAAAAAGGCTTTCTTTGAAGATAGCAAAATCAGAAGTTGTGCTTGATGTAGGAGATAGAAGAATAAGGAACTATCCTTTTCTTTTTATGACAGGTCATGGTAATGTTTTTTTCTCAGAGAGTGAAGCAAAAAATTTAAGGGAATATCTTGAATCTGGGGGTTTTTTGTACATAGATGACGATTACGGTATGGATAAATTCATAAGAAGAGAGATTAAAAAAATTTTTCCTGAAAAGGAGTTAGTGGAGGTTCCCTTTAGTCATCCAATTTACAACATCTTTTATACTTTTGAAAAGGGTTTGCCAAAAATTCATGAGCATTATCCCGGACCTCCAAAGGGTTTAGGAATTTTTATAGGTGATAGGCTTGTTCTTTTTTATACATATAATTCAAACATCTCGGATGGTTGGACAGAGGCCCACGGTGATCCACCTGAGATAAGAGAAGAGGCAATAAAAATGGGAATTAACATTTTTCTTTATTCTATTACTTATTGA
- a CDS encoding HAD-IIIA family hydrolase, translating to MRRNLLFLDRDGVLIEDRDYGELGDPFRLKIRPGVIEGLEKLKKLNFHFFVFSNQAGINKGYYKISDVIKNNERIDQFLETKGLKVLKYYFCPHLPSELCSCRKPNLSLYRQWTKDFPFDYEHRFMIGDKDSDIEFGKRLNMITIYLKTRYPLTSKPDFVVHNFEEAINYICSYFF from the coding sequence ATGAGAAGAAATCTTCTTTTTCTTGATAGGGACGGAGTTTTAATTGAAGATAGAGACTACGGAGAGCTTGGTGATCCCTTTAGATTAAAAATTAGACCTGGTGTAATTGAAGGTCTTGAAAAATTAAAAAAATTAAATTTTCATTTCTTTGTTTTTTCTAATCAAGCTGGAATAAACAAGGGCTACTATAAAATTAGCGATGTAATAAAAAATAACGAAAGAATCGATCAATTTCTTGAAACTAAGGGGTTAAAAGTACTTAAGTATTATTTTTGTCCCCACTTGCCAAGTGAACTTTGCTCCTGTAGGAAGCCTAATCTTTCTCTTTATAGACAATGGACTAAAGATTTTCCCTTTGATTATGAACATAGGTTTATGATAGGGGATAAAGATAGTGATATCGAGTTTGGTAAAAGGCTTAATATGATAACTATTTATTTAAAGACAAGGTATCCGTTAACTTCAAAGCCAGATTTTGTTGTACATAATTTTGAAGAGGCAATAAATTATATATGTTCATACTTCTTTTAA
- the rdgB gene encoding RdgB/HAM1 family non-canonical purine NTP pyrophosphatase, producing the protein MKILIATSNPGKKKEYFEFLKDLKLEILSLADLDIKESFKEKGRTFEENAFLKAYYAYTLTGFTTIGEDSGLLVPYLDFLPGIYSRRFSESGKDEDNRRLLLDMLKGVPFEKRRAKFVCVSYLFLNEKEFYKFKDEVEGFITYEERGKSGFGYDPIFLYPPLGRTFAEMDIKKKNEVSHRGKVLRELKNFLQKIL; encoded by the coding sequence TTGAAAATTTTAATCGCCACTTCAAATCCGGGTAAAAAAAAAGAATATTTCGAATTTTTAAAAGATTTAAAGTTAGAAATTTTAAGTTTAGCCGATTTAGATATTAAGGAGAGTTTTAAAGAGAAAGGGAGAACCTTTGAGGAGAATGCCTTTCTGAAAGCATACTACGCCTATACTTTAACTGGTTTTACCACAATAGGAGAAGACTCTGGACTTTTAGTTCCCTATCTTGACTTTTTACCGGGAATTTATTCAAGGAGATTTTCAGAGAGCGGAAAAGATGAGGATAACAGGAGACTTCTTTTAGATATGCTTAAGGGAGTGCCCTTTGAAAAAAGAAGGGCAAAATTTGTATGTGTATCATATCTTTTTCTAAACGAAAAAGAATTTTATAAATTTAAAGATGAGGTTGAAGGTTTTATAACCTATGAGGAAAGGGGAAAAAGCGGCTTTGGCTATGATCCAATCTTTTTATATCCTCCACTGGGTAGAACTTTTGCTGAGATGGATATAAAAAAAAAGAATGAAGTTTCTCATAGGGGAAAGGTTTTAAGAGAGTTAAAAAATTTTCTGCAAAAAATTTTATGA
- a CDS encoding SPOR domain-containing protein produces MKKLIILTIFFTLLNFCAPRATQPASPPEAAEEEVVVVGEEETVTEETPKTEETIIVTEEETQAPKVTETVEEGEVAVAPTPEPKPTPPTPEPKKVFGYRVQIIALDASKPGNKEKANKYAREAEARLRGEHKVYVEYIPPYYKVRVGDFLSKEEADKMKMRLRGLGYFDAWVVETEVSPRR; encoded by the coding sequence ATGAAAAAATTAATTATATTAACTATTTTTTTCACTTTACTTAACTTTTGTGCTCCTCGAGCAACTCAACCTGCCTCTCCACCTGAAGCCGCTGAGGAAGAGGTTGTGGTTGTTGGAGAAGAAGAGACAGTAACTGAAGAAACACCCAAAACTGAGGAAACAATAATTGTTACAGAAGAAGAAACTCAAGCTCCAAAGGTTACAGAAACAGTTGAAGAGGGAGAGGTCGCAGTCGCTCCTACTCCAGAACCTAAACCTACACCTCCTACACCAGAACCTAAGAAAGTGTTTGGCTATAGAGTTCAAATAATAGCACTTGATGCCTCTAAACCTGGAAATAAGGAAAAGGCTAATAAGTATGCAAGAGAAGCTGAAGCAAGACTAAGGGGAGAACATAAGGTTTATGTGGAGTATATACCTCCTTACTATAAAGTTAGGGTAGGTGACTTTCTTTCAAAAGAAGAAGCTGATAAAATGAAGATGAGACTAAGAGGTCTTGGTTACTTTGATGCTTGGGTAGTTGAAACAGAGGTTAGCCCAAGAAGATAA
- a CDS encoding aspartate aminotransferase family protein, whose translation MFKYEAATSLSLKTAGFKFIIKKAKGDYIWDTKGKRYYDFTSFFGVSLFGHFNSFIIKNVKNYFKLKPHSMADLFPYEKREKLSEEIINLFKNKDLLCTFGISGTESVEIAIKTSFLYTGREKIISFKNSYHGLSLSVLPFTNLEHFQKPFKKFISKNSIILNYPEKEEDLKDLERSLKKLNPKQIAAIIVEPIQGRGGIKVPPKNFLSILLNYSKNYDIVLIVDEILTGFARTGKDFCFQHEIEFPDIVCLGKALGGGFPISACVGRKEIMKVWETKGDPLYASTFLTHPLTIISSLSFLELYKRKRPLTIIREREIFIEKTLKKLKNKEKIKDIRGKGIIWGIEFKDEKFAHDVWMKILKRGFLTLLEGEKHNVLAFIPSIEFSKKSFKKVIKIIDEIVF comes from the coding sequence TTGTTCAAATACGAAGCAGCTACTTCACTTTCATTAAAAACTGCAGGATTTAAATTCATAATAAAGAAAGCAAAAGGAGATTATATTTGGGATACAAAAGGGAAAAGATACTACGATTTTACCTCATTCTTTGGTGTATCACTCTTTGGCCACTTCAATAGCTTCATCATAAAAAACGTAAAAAATTATTTTAAACTCAAACCACACTCAATGGCAGACCTTTTCCCCTACGAAAAAAGAGAAAAACTATCAGAAGAAATTATAAACCTCTTTAAAAACAAAGATCTTTTATGTACCTTTGGAATCTCTGGAACAGAGTCGGTTGAAATCGCAATAAAAACCTCTTTTTTATACACTGGAAGAGAAAAAATTATTTCCTTTAAAAACTCTTACCACGGCCTTTCACTATCAGTCCTTCCCTTCACAAATTTAGAGCACTTTCAAAAACCATTTAAGAAATTCATTAGTAAAAATTCAATAATTTTGAATTATCCAGAAAAAGAGGAAGATCTTAAAGATTTAGAAAGAAGTTTAAAAAAACTAAATCCAAAACAAATAGCTGCAATAATCGTAGAACCGATTCAGGGAAGAGGAGGTATAAAAGTTCCACCTAAAAATTTTCTCAGTATTCTTCTTAATTACTCCAAAAATTACGACATCGTTCTAATAGTAGACGAGATTCTAACAGGCTTTGCAAGAACTGGAAAAGATTTCTGTTTTCAACACGAAATAGAATTTCCGGATATTGTATGCCTTGGAAAGGCTCTTGGAGGAGGATTTCCAATTTCTGCCTGTGTAGGAAGAAAAGAAATTATGAAAGTTTGGGAAACTAAGGGAGATCCTCTATACGCCTCTACCTTTTTAACCCATCCACTTACTATCATATCCTCTCTCTCTTTTTTAGAACTATACAAAAGAAAAAGACCTCTAACTATCATAAGGGAAAGGGAAATCTTTATTGAAAAAACTTTGAAGAAATTAAAAAATAAAGAAAAAATAAAGGATATAAGAGGAAAGGGAATAATATGGGGAATAGAGTTTAAAGATGAAAAGTTCGCACATGATGTTTGGATGAAAATATTAAAAAGAGGCTTTTTAACGCTACTTGAAGGTGAGAAACATAACGTATTAGCTTTTATACCCTCAATTGAATTTTCGAAAAAGAGCTTCAAAAAAGTAATAAAAATCATCGATGAGATTGTATTTTAA
- a CDS encoding phosphoenolpyruvate carboxykinase domain-containing protein → MEHLREKFIKDGYEKLMAIKNREVHEFVQKYIELCNPDKVYVHTGTEEDIKYIREKAIEDGEEIKLKTEGHTIHFDGYYDQARDRKNTKFLLPPGVDYGKYIEWMDREKGLAEIHELMKDIMKGKHLYVCFYNLGPIGSEFGIPCVQLTDSAYVVHSENLLYRNGYEEFIKKGKKFTFFKFIHSAGELDERKNSKNIDKRRVYIDLLDNTVYSINTQYGGNAIGLKKLSLRLAIYKASKEGWLAEHMLIVGINGPKKRVTYFTGAFPSLCGKTSTAMMPGERLIGDDIAYLKNIKGKVYAVNVERGMFGIIEGVNPEDDPLIYKALTTPGEVIFCNVLMTEDGDVFW, encoded by the coding sequence ATGGAGCATTTAAGAGAAAAATTTATAAAAGATGGTTATGAAAAGTTAATGGCAATAAAAAATAGAGAAGTTCACGAATTTGTTCAAAAGTATATAGAACTATGTAATCCAGATAAGGTATACGTACACACTGGAACAGAAGAGGATATAAAATATATAAGGGAAAAAGCAATTGAAGATGGTGAGGAAATAAAACTAAAAACAGAGGGACACACTATCCACTTTGACGGGTACTATGATCAAGCTAGGGACAGAAAGAATACAAAATTCCTTCTACCCCCAGGAGTAGATTATGGAAAGTACATTGAATGGATGGATAGAGAAAAGGGACTTGCTGAGATTCATGAACTGATGAAAGACATTATGAAAGGCAAACATCTTTACGTATGCTTTTATAATCTTGGTCCCATAGGCTCAGAATTTGGCATACCCTGTGTCCAATTAACTGATTCTGCCTATGTAGTTCATTCAGAAAATCTCTTATATAGAAATGGATACGAAGAATTTATAAAGAAAGGGAAAAAATTTACCTTTTTTAAATTTATTCATAGTGCTGGTGAACTTGACGAAAGGAAAAATTCTAAAAATATTGACAAAAGGAGAGTATATATAGACTTACTTGACAACACAGTTTATTCTATAAACACGCAATACGGTGGAAACGCAATTGGTCTTAAAAAATTGTCATTAAGACTTGCAATTTATAAGGCTTCGAAGGAAGGTTGGCTTGCAGAGCACATGCTTATTGTGGGAATTAACGGTCCTAAAAAGAGAGTTACTTATTTTACAGGCGCCTTTCCCTCACTCTGCGGTAAAACCTCAACTGCTATGATGCCTGGTGAGAGATTAATCGGTGATGATATTGCTTACCTAAAAAACATTAAAGGAAAAGTCTACGCTGTTAATGTTGAAAGGGGAATGTTTGGAATAATCGAAGGAGTTAATCCTGAGGATGATCCTCTAATATATAAAGCACTTACAACACCTGGTGAAGTCATATTCTGTAATGTTTTAATGACAGAGGATGGTGACGTCTTTTGGA
- a CDS encoding phosphoenolpyruvate carboxykinase domain-containing protein gives LDFGKKLRKKPRIFSVNYFLRDENGNFLNEKADKRVWYKWMELRVNNEVDAVKTPTGYIPKYEDLKKLFKKVLGKDYKKEDYIKQFTLRIPAHLAKIERMLEIYKEIKDTPKILFDVLNEQKERLLKVQKTKGDFVSPFEFYKKKIKAKQKIKVKSKTKKKQRRKK, from the coding sequence CTTGACTTTGGTAAAAAATTAAGGAAAAAACCAAGAATTTTCTCTGTTAATTACTTTTTAAGAGATGAAAATGGAAACTTTTTGAATGAAAAGGCTGACAAGAGAGTATGGTATAAATGGATGGAGCTAAGGGTAAATAATGAAGTTGATGCAGTCAAAACACCTACTGGCTATATACCAAAGTATGAAGATTTAAAGAAACTTTTCAAAAAAGTCTTAGGGAAGGATTATAAAAAAGAAGATTATATAAAGCAGTTCACATTAAGAATACCTGCACATCTCGCTAAAATTGAGAGAATGTTAGAGATTTATAAGGAGATTAAGGATACTCCCAAAATATTATTCGATGTACTCAACGAACAAAAGGAAAGACTTTTAAAGGTTCAAAAAACGAAAGGAGATTTTGTTTCACCCTTTGAGTTTTATAAGAAAAAGATAAAGGCAAAACAAAAAATCAAGGTAAAATCGAAGACTAAAAAGAAACAAAGGCGAAAAAAGTAA
- a CDS encoding TerC family protein, which produces MKENFTLWVLFISFILFVLLLDLGVFHRKAHVPKFKEALLWYLTWVFISFLVNTFVFFSWGYQKALEFLTGYLVELSLSADNIFIFLVIFNYFAVPNEYRFRVLFWGILGAIIMRLLFILAGATLIKKFHFVIYIFGLIVIYSGIKLLFRKKEEIHPEKNPLLKLARKFLPVTTDYHGQKFFVRTSKKFMATPLFVVLLVIESTDVVFAIDSVPAIFAITRDPFIVFTSNICAILGLRSLYFLIENVMRLFTYLDKGLSVILVFIGLKMLISNFYKIPTAFALLFVIVVLAITILISVIKGNNKNQQKRK; this is translated from the coding sequence ATGAAAGAAAATTTTACTTTGTGGGTTCTTTTCATATCTTTCATTCTGTTTGTTCTCCTTTTAGACCTGGGCGTATTTCACAGAAAGGCTCATGTTCCAAAATTTAAAGAAGCCCTTTTATGGTATCTCACCTGGGTTTTCATCTCTTTTTTAGTTAATACCTTTGTATTTTTCTCCTGGGGCTATCAAAAAGCTCTTGAATTTTTAACAGGATACTTAGTTGAACTTTCCCTTTCCGCTGACAACATCTTTATTTTTCTTGTAATTTTCAATTACTTCGCAGTCCCAAATGAGTATAGGTTCAGAGTCTTATTCTGGGGAATTTTAGGCGCAATAATAATGAGACTACTTTTTATTTTAGCTGGAGCTACCCTAATAAAAAAGTTTCACTTTGTCATATATATTTTTGGATTAATTGTTATATACTCAGGAATAAAACTACTTTTTAGGAAAAAAGAAGAGATTCATCCAGAAAAAAATCCCCTTTTAAAACTGGCAAGAAAATTTCTTCCTGTTACAACAGATTATCACGGACAAAAATTCTTTGTAAGAACAAGTAAAAAATTCATGGCAACTCCTCTTTTTGTTGTCCTTTTAGTTATAGAAAGCACCGATGTGGTTTTCGCAATCGACTCTGTTCCAGCCATATTTGCTATAACCAGAGATCCATTTATTGTCTTTACCTCAAACATCTGTGCCATTTTAGGTTTAAGATCACTATATTTTCTTATTGAAAACGTTATGAGACTCTTTACCTACCTTGACAAAGGCCTCTCTGTAATCCTTGTCTTTATTGGACTTAAAATGCTTATAAGTAACTTTTATAAGATTCCAACAGCCTTTGCCCTCTTGTTTGTTATAGTAGTCCTTGCTATTACAATTTTGATCTCTGTTATAAAAGGAAATAACAAAAATCAACAAAAAAGAAAGTAA
- the metG gene encoding methionine--tRNA ligase, which yields MGKVLVTSALPYANGPLHLGHIAGCYLPADIYVRYLRIKGERVIHICGTDEHGVPITISAEKEGKSPQEVVDYYHEIIKNSFEKLGISFDHFGRTTKDHHKTFSQNFFLKLYEKGYIEKREEKNYYCLNCQRFLPDRYIEGTCPYCKSSGARGDQCESCGRWLEAFELLDPKCKICGNTPHLRDTFNYYFLLPKLKDDLEAWLKEKKTWKDFVRNFALSWVREGLRARSITRDLSWGVKVPLEEAKDKVLYVWFDAPIGYITITQEWASKVQENWEDWWKNREVKLIHFLGKDNIIFHAVIWPCMLMAHGEFILPAEIPANQYLVTKEGKMSTSRGLALWLDDFLNKYPPDYIRFGIARVLPESKDSEFSIQDFEKDCDTYLSNDIGNLFSRVFKLFEKYFSFRVPEKKIEGEFENRMWAVIKEKLKRIEENFDNFRFRQALQEIIEIAQEVNRYIDFTKPWDVLKKDKLEGGKIIYNSLSAIRLLSCILFPFLPGSMRNLRNYLGLGEPSWDEVKDPFIEEGKILKKVDIMFPRIKESIKEEVLSEPEENYVSLEDFKKLDLVVGKVVNVYDIEGSDKLYKLEVDIGKKIKIVVAGIKESYSKEKLKGKNVIVLNNLKPRKIRGILSEGMLLAVEVEGKGVVILTTDKLVEPGLKVS from the coding sequence ATGGGGAAAGTACTTGTAACCTCAGCTCTGCCCTATGCAAATGGCCCCTTACATTTGGGCCACATAGCAGGTTGTTATCTCCCAGCTGACATTTATGTTCGCTACCTAAGAATAAAGGGGGAGAGGGTCATCCACATATGTGGAACCGATGAACATGGTGTCCCTATTACAATTAGCGCAGAAAAAGAAGGTAAATCACCTCAAGAAGTTGTCGATTACTACCATGAAATAATAAAAAACTCCTTTGAAAAACTGGGGATTTCTTTCGATCATTTCGGCAGAACTACAAAAGATCATCATAAAACCTTCTCCCAAAATTTTTTCCTGAAACTATATGAAAAAGGCTACATAGAAAAAAGGGAGGAGAAAAACTATTACTGTCTAAATTGTCAGAGATTTTTACCAGATAGATACATAGAGGGGACTTGTCCCTATTGTAAATCAAGTGGAGCAAGAGGAGATCAGTGCGAATCCTGTGGCAGATGGCTCGAAGCCTTTGAACTCTTAGATCCAAAATGTAAAATATGCGGTAACACTCCACATCTGAGAGATACCTTTAACTACTACTTCTTACTTCCAAAACTTAAAGATGATCTGGAAGCTTGGCTAAAGGAGAAAAAAACTTGGAAGGATTTTGTTAGAAATTTTGCTCTTTCGTGGGTAAGAGAGGGCTTAAGAGCAAGATCCATAACAAGAGATTTGTCCTGGGGAGTAAAAGTTCCACTCGAAGAAGCAAAGGACAAAGTCTTATATGTTTGGTTTGATGCACCAATTGGTTATATAACAATAACTCAGGAGTGGGCATCTAAAGTTCAAGAGAATTGGGAGGATTGGTGGAAAAATAGAGAAGTTAAGCTAATTCATTTTCTTGGTAAAGACAACATTATTTTTCACGCTGTCATATGGCCTTGTATGCTTATGGCACATGGTGAGTTTATACTTCCAGCTGAAATTCCTGCGAACCAATATCTTGTAACAAAGGAGGGAAAAATGTCCACATCAAGAGGGTTGGCTCTATGGCTCGATGATTTTTTAAATAAGTATCCTCCTGATTATATAAGGTTTGGAATTGCAAGAGTTTTACCTGAATCTAAAGATTCAGAATTCTCTATTCAAGATTTTGAAAAAGATTGTGATACTTATCTTTCTAACGATATAGGAAACCTCTTTTCAAGAGTCTTTAAACTTTTTGAAAAGTATTTTTCTTTTAGAGTTCCTGAGAAAAAAATAGAGGGTGAATTTGAAAATAGAATGTGGGCTGTAATAAAAGAGAAGCTAAAAAGAATTGAGGAAAATTTTGATAATTTCAGATTTCGTCAGGCTCTCCAAGAAATTATCGAAATTGCTCAAGAGGTAAATAGGTACATAGATTTTACAAAACCGTGGGATGTTTTAAAAAAAGATAAGTTAGAAGGAGGGAAAATAATTTATAATTCATTAAGTGCTATAAGACTTTTATCTTGCATCCTATTTCCCTTTTTGCCTGGTTCGATGAGGAATTTGAGGAATTACTTAGGGCTTGGTGAGCCCTCATGGGATGAAGTTAAAGATCCCTTTATTGAAGAGGGAAAAATATTAAAGAAAGTAGATATAATGTTTCCGAGGATAAAAGAAAGTATAAAAGAAGAGGTCTTGAGTGAGCCTGAGGAAAATTACGTAAGTCTTGAAGATTTTAAAAAGTTAGACTTAGTTGTGGGAAAAGTTGTTAACGTTTACGATATTGAGGGCTCTGATAAGCTCTATAAATTGGAGGTTGATATAGGAAAAAAAATAAAGATAGTAGTGGCTGGAATAAAGGAAAGTTACAGTAAAGAAAAGTTAAAAGGTAAAAATGTGATAGTTTTAAATAATTTAAAGCCTAGAAAAATAAGGGGGATTTTATCAGAGGGTATGCTTTTAGCGGTTGAGGTGGAGGGAAAAGGTGTAGTGATATTAACGACTGATAAGTTGGTAGAGCCTGGTTTAAAAGTTTCTTAG